A region of Flocculibacter collagenilyticus DNA encodes the following proteins:
- the fabF gene encoding beta-ketoacyl-ACP synthase II: protein MTKRRVVVTGMGLLTPLGNSVDATWNALVKGESGITDITHFDVSEYNTKFAGQVKDFNVEEYMAKKDAKKMDLFIQYGVAAGVQAIKDSGLEITEANAPRIGAAIGSGIGGLGLIEENHAKLLSSSPRKLSPFFVPSTIINMIAGHLSIMFGLKGPNISIVTACTSGVHNIGHAARMIAYGDADAMVAGGAEKASTCLGMGGFSAARALSTRNDDPQSASRPWDKDRDGFVLGDGAGVMVLEEYEHAKARGAKIYAELAGFGMSGDAFHMTSPPADGEGAATAMENAIKDANVAKDKVGYINAHGTSTMAGDLAETAAVKRVFGDHAKALAVSSSKSMTGHLLGAAGAVESIFTTLMLNHSVITPTINLDNPDEGCDLDYVPHEARDAKLEYALCNSFGFGGTNGSILFKKI, encoded by the coding sequence GTGACTAAACGCCGAGTTGTTGTAACGGGAATGGGCCTTTTAACCCCTTTGGGTAATTCTGTAGATGCTACCTGGAACGCCTTAGTAAAAGGTGAAAGTGGGATCACTGATATTACGCACTTTGATGTATCTGAATACAACACAAAATTTGCAGGCCAAGTAAAAGACTTTAATGTCGAAGAGTACATGGCAAAAAAAGATGCAAAGAAAATGGATTTGTTTATCCAATATGGAGTAGCTGCTGGTGTTCAAGCAATCAAAGACTCTGGCCTAGAAATTACTGAAGCAAATGCACCTAGAATTGGCGCTGCAATAGGTTCAGGCATTGGTGGCTTAGGATTAATTGAAGAAAACCACGCTAAATTATTATCAAGCTCACCTCGTAAGTTATCTCCTTTTTTTGTTCCATCTACCATCATTAACATGATAGCGGGTCATCTTTCTATTATGTTCGGCTTGAAAGGCCCTAATATCTCAATCGTAACTGCGTGCACTTCGGGTGTTCATAATATCGGACATGCAGCAAGAATGATTGCGTATGGTGATGCCGATGCGATGGTGGCAGGAGGAGCAGAAAAGGCGTCTACTTGTTTGGGTATGGGCGGGTTTTCTGCTGCACGTGCGCTATCAACACGTAATGATGATCCACAATCGGCTAGCCGTCCTTGGGATAAAGACAGAGATGGATTTGTTTTAGGTGATGGTGCAGGCGTTATGGTGCTAGAAGAATATGAACACGCCAAAGCTCGCGGAGCAAAAATATACGCCGAATTAGCAGGCTTTGGGATGAGCGGTGATGCTTTTCATATGACGTCGCCTCCTGCTGATGGTGAAGGAGCCGCAACTGCGATGGAGAATGCCATTAAAGATGCGAACGTTGCCAAGGATAAAGTTGGCTATATCAACGCACATGGCACTTCAACTATGGCTGGTGATTTAGCTGAAACTGCAGCTGTAAAGCGAGTGTTTGGCGATCATGCTAAGGCGTTAGCTGTGAGTTCATCGAAATCCATGACAGGACATCTATTAGGTGCTGCAGGTGCTGTGGAGTCTATATTTACTACGTTAATGTTAAACCACTCCGTTATTACACCAACGATTAATTTAGATAACCCAGATGAAGGCTGTGATTTAGACTATGTCCCGCATGAAGCGCGTGATGCTAAATTAGAGTATGCACTATGTAATTCATTTGGTTTTGGTGGAACTAACGGCTCTATTTTATTCAAAAAGATATAA
- the acpP gene encoding acyl carrier protein translates to MSNIEERVSKIIIEQLGVKEEEVKSEASFVDDLGADSLDTVELVMALEEEFDTEIPDEEAEKITTVQSAVDYIKAHAE, encoded by the coding sequence ATGAGCAATATCGAAGAACGTGTATCAAAAATCATTATTGAACAACTTGGCGTAAAAGAAGAAGAAGTAAAGTCAGAAGCTTCATTTGTTGATGATTTAGGTGCAGACTCTTTAGATACAGTTGAATTAGTAATGGCTCTAGAAGAAGAGTTTGATACTGAGATCCCTGATGAAGAAGCAGAGAAAATCACTACTGTTCAATCTGCTGTAGATTATATCAAAGCTCACGCTGAGTAA
- the plsX gene encoding phosphate acyltransferase PlsX yields MQNNLTISLDIMGGDYGPRSTIPAAVDAVNIYSELTLILCGNSQLIQTELNKLDALSHPRLLIEHAEQVVNMDEKPAFALRSKTDSSMRVALNLVEQGRAQACVSSGNTGALFAMAYYVLKTLSGVKRPALITSLPTTTKKPVYLLDLGANISCCSETLFQFAFMGSTMVEHVEDIEQPRVALLNIGEEEIKGNDKIKATAKMLSNAEHINYVGYIEGSDIFSGKADVVVCEGFVGNVALKTCEGISNLIITKIKRAMQKSVASRILAFVLLPALKKLYKRVNPDQYNGASLIGLRGIVIKSHGNASRSAFLSAIDEAVREVKRQIPEKISNKLEHALITEK; encoded by the coding sequence GTGCAGAACAATCTAACGATTTCGTTAGATATAATGGGGGGCGATTACGGCCCCCGTTCTACTATTCCTGCAGCTGTTGATGCTGTAAATATCTATTCTGAACTCACACTTATTCTTTGCGGTAATTCGCAACTTATCCAAACTGAGCTTAATAAGCTCGATGCTTTATCTCATCCTCGACTTCTGATTGAACATGCTGAACAAGTAGTTAATATGGATGAAAAGCCCGCATTTGCATTACGTTCAAAAACAGACTCATCCATGCGCGTTGCACTCAATTTAGTTGAACAGGGCAGGGCACAAGCTTGCGTTAGCTCAGGTAACACAGGTGCGTTATTTGCGATGGCATATTATGTCTTAAAAACGCTTTCAGGTGTAAAACGTCCTGCCTTAATAACGTCATTACCTACCACAACCAAAAAACCTGTTTATTTATTAGATTTAGGTGCAAATATTAGTTGTTGTTCAGAGACGCTTTTTCAATTTGCCTTTATGGGTTCAACCATGGTTGAGCACGTAGAAGATATTGAGCAACCACGTGTTGCATTACTTAATATTGGTGAAGAAGAAATAAAGGGCAACGATAAAATAAAAGCGACTGCTAAAATGCTAAGCAATGCAGAGCACATAAATTACGTTGGTTACATTGAAGGTAGTGATATATTTTCAGGTAAAGCGGATGTCGTTGTGTGTGAAGGCTTTGTCGGCAATGTAGCACTAAAAACCTGTGAAGGTATCTCTAACCTAATTATTACCAAAATAAAAAGAGCAATGCAGAAGTCTGTAGCAAGCAGAATATTAGCCTTTGTTCTCTTACCAGCGTTAAAAAAACTCTATAAAAGGGTGAACCCCGACCAGTATAACGGCGCAAGTTTGATAGGATTGCGCGGCATCGTAATTAAAAGCCACGGAAACGCGTCTCGAAGTGCATTTTTAAGTGCAATAGATGAGGCTGTACGTGAAGTGAAAAGACAAATTCCTGAAAAAATTAGCAACAAATTGGAACATGCTTTAATTACAGAAAAGTAG
- the pabC gene encoding aminodeoxychorismate lyase — MEKWCEDNTISTTNRAYHFGDGCFTTLAVRNGKPELWSYHLQRLQHDCGKLHILFNFFEPLSERVRQLSKEIQFGGLKIIISRGEGGRGYSVNAVSEPIVTIHPFEIPSHYSVWQQSGIALSVVELTLGHAPSLAGIKHLNRLEQVLIKQEIENKGDFDGVVSDVYGNIVETSIANIFWLKKNQWYTPALTFAGVNGVMKQFICDNIPALHDVKEVLEPITTLSDADAVFISNSLMAVTPITEIGSYSFNKELVLPIISQVNEYLSDQTA, encoded by the coding sequence ATGGAAAAGTGGTGTGAAGATAATACTATTTCAACAACTAACCGCGCCTATCATTTTGGTGACGGCTGTTTTACCACGCTAGCTGTTAGGAACGGAAAGCCTGAACTATGGTCATATCATCTTCAGCGCTTGCAGCACGACTGTGGCAAGCTGCATATTTTATTTAATTTCTTTGAGCCCTTATCTGAACGGGTACGACAACTGAGTAAGGAAATACAGTTTGGTGGGCTAAAAATAATTATTAGTCGGGGAGAGGGCGGCAGAGGCTATTCAGTTAATGCTGTATCCGAACCCATTGTTACTATACACCCATTCGAGATCCCTTCGCATTATTCTGTTTGGCAGCAATCTGGCATAGCCTTGTCGGTTGTTGAATTAACATTGGGTCATGCACCAAGCTTAGCAGGCATTAAGCACTTAAATAGATTAGAACAAGTTTTAATTAAACAAGAGATTGAAAATAAAGGTGATTTTGATGGTGTTGTAAGTGATGTTTATGGCAATATCGTAGAAACAAGCATTGCAAATATTTTTTGGCTTAAAAAAAATCAGTGGTATACACCCGCTTTAACATTTGCCGGGGTAAATGGCGTAATGAAACAATTTATTTGTGACAATATTCCAGCACTCCATGATGTAAAAGAAGTGCTAGAGCCAATAACCACTTTGAGCGATGCTGATGCTGTATTTATTTCTAATTCATTAATGGCTGTAACACCGATCACTGAAATCGGTAGTTATTCATTTAATAAAGAATTAGTACTTCCCATTATTTCTCAGGTTAATGAGTACTTAAGTGATCAAACAGCTTAA
- a CDS encoding alkaline phosphatase D family protein has translation MANSPIICGPFLRHCSIEFITVWFVSRVKAAYVLELIDEQDDTFSDHQEFNSISLGEELHICNIKMHVPKPLHNTPESKTRQFHYQLYLQQNEQLELIDFSQLAFDNDNQALPRVMVSKNVQLLLHGSCRKPHHPSKDTFAAIDNECNERIGKAQRLPDYLIMSGDQVYGDDVAGPMLVAIHALIKKLKFYSEALPESAEVSLDMLLDNQYLYGRHSLLPHYDFKKWAFFKKSEPIISSLYRQNHLITLSEFIALYLLTWSSACWELIWDDVCDKAKALPKSSQSRYKYELSIIESFKNGLASAQRVMANVPSVMMFDDHDITDDWNLSAQWESRVYGHALTRQAIANGLAAYALFQDWGNQIDQFNQDWLVHFKALEKKKTLTLAETSDLLLDYDKWHFELNTHPTIIMLDTRTHRWRSEGALNNPSGLMDWESLCELEEQITSEAKSVIIVSPAPILGVKLIEVIQKVFAMVGKELLVDVENWMAHPGTAKKILSMMLNTKSPDEIIVLSGDVHYSFCFSANERLKKDNGKIWQLTASGIKNEFPAGLLKVLDKLNRFLYARKSFFNLFTRRRKLAIKHHKSTDKTHSRLFGTANIGMIHLHPNGTLANYTLLQNTGEKTRFILGK, from the coding sequence GTGGCTAACTCTCCCATTATATGTGGACCTTTTTTAAGACATTGCTCAATTGAATTTATTACGGTTTGGTTTGTAAGTCGTGTAAAGGCAGCTTATGTTCTTGAGTTAATTGATGAGCAAGACGATACTTTTAGTGATCATCAAGAATTTAATAGCATTTCTTTAGGTGAAGAGTTGCATATATGCAACATAAAAATGCATGTACCTAAACCGCTACACAATACGCCTGAATCTAAAACAAGGCAGTTCCATTACCAACTTTATTTACAACAAAATGAGCAATTAGAGTTAATTGATTTTTCGCAGCTTGCTTTTGATAATGACAACCAAGCATTACCTCGGGTAATGGTAAGCAAAAATGTACAGTTGTTATTACATGGCTCTTGTCGTAAACCTCATCATCCTAGTAAAGATACATTTGCTGCCATTGATAACGAGTGCAATGAACGGATTGGAAAAGCACAACGACTCCCTGACTATTTAATAATGTCAGGCGATCAAGTATATGGTGATGATGTAGCAGGGCCCATGCTTGTAGCAATTCATGCCTTGATTAAAAAACTTAAGTTTTATTCGGAAGCGTTACCAGAATCTGCTGAAGTAAGTTTAGATATGTTACTTGATAACCAATATCTGTACGGTAGACACTCGCTATTACCTCATTATGATTTTAAGAAATGGGCGTTCTTTAAAAAGTCTGAGCCTATCATTTCTTCCTTATATCGCCAAAATCATTTAATTACGTTGTCAGAATTTATTGCTTTGTACTTACTCACATGGTCTTCAGCATGCTGGGAATTAATATGGGATGATGTGTGTGATAAGGCGAAAGCGTTACCCAAAAGCTCACAATCACGATATAAATACGAGCTATCCATTATTGAGTCGTTTAAAAATGGCTTAGCCAGTGCACAAAGGGTAATGGCAAACGTCCCCTCAGTAATGATGTTTGACGATCACGATATTACCGATGACTGGAACCTCTCAGCGCAGTGGGAAAGTAGGGTATACGGGCACGCGCTAACTCGACAAGCAATAGCAAACGGATTAGCAGCCTACGCACTGTTTCAAGACTGGGGAAATCAAATTGATCAATTTAACCAAGATTGGTTAGTGCACTTTAAGGCACTCGAAAAGAAAAAAACGCTTACGTTAGCCGAAACATCTGATTTGCTGCTTGATTATGACAAGTGGCACTTTGAATTAAATACTCATCCTACAATTATAATGCTTGATACGCGTACCCATCGCTGGCGTTCAGAAGGGGCACTCAATAACCCATCCGGCTTAATGGATTGGGAAAGTTTATGTGAGTTAGAAGAGCAAATTACCAGCGAAGCTAAGTCAGTGATTATTGTGTCTCCTGCTCCCATACTTGGCGTTAAACTTATTGAAGTTATTCAAAAAGTATTTGCGATGGTAGGTAAAGAGCTGTTAGTGGACGTAGAGAATTGGATGGCTCATCCGGGAACCGCTAAAAAAATATTAAGCATGATGCTTAATACAAAATCACCCGATGAAATTATCGTATTGTCTGGCGACGTACATTATTCATTTTGTTTTTCTGCCAATGAACGATTAAAAAAAGATAACGGAAAAATTTGGCAATTAACGGCAAGTGGCATTAAGAATGAATTCCCAGCTGGCTTATTAAAGGTACTGGACAAGCTGAATCGCTTTTTATATGCAAGAAAGAGCTTTTTCAATTTATTTACCCGTCGAAGAAAGTTAGCAATTAAGCATCATAAAAGTACAGATAAAACTCATAGTAGGCTTTTTGGTACGGCGAATATTGGAATGATACACCTTCATCCAAATGGCACTTTGGCTAACTATACGTTGTTGCAGAATACAGGCGAAAAAACCAGGTTTATATTAGGAAAATAA
- a CDS encoding PilZ domain-containing protein — translation MEEIPVDFQDLKELYRCYMPYLKNGGIFIKTLNNYSMGQSIALDVMLPDALESERVSGKVAWITPNGAQNSTPAGVGIGFIDDKNNVRDKIEKLLGGMLNSDDPTYTM, via the coding sequence TTGGAAGAGATCCCAGTTGATTTTCAAGATTTGAAAGAACTTTACCGATGCTACATGCCATATTTAAAAAATGGCGGCATTTTTATCAAAACACTTAATAATTACTCAATGGGTCAATCTATTGCACTAGATGTGATGCTGCCAGACGCGTTAGAGTCAGAGCGTGTGTCAGGCAAAGTAGCTTGGATCACGCCTAACGGGGCGCAAAATTCGACTCCAGCTGGTGTAGGAATTGGTTTTATCGATGATAAAAATAATGTGAGGGATAAAATTGAAAAGCTGCTTGGCGGCATGCTTAATTCAGACGATCCTACCTATACTATGTAA
- the holB gene encoding DNA polymerase III subunit delta', which yields MLAPWLLSFAEQVFENRKNGRLHHALLFYGTKGVGKAPLSQQISAQLLCSADLYLTPCGNCQSCTLFSAGNHPDLLIIDGAEKSIGVDEVRAITEFINKTSQLKNNKVVRIINAEKMSESAANALLKNLEEPSAKVYLILTSSDISQLSATITSRCTKHRINITDKANAIEWIKSQVNTANYNVTELLALSGDAPYKVIDWAEQGRIELIYQIIEHIKHWLNGSESNEKLLTLLAQLPDGVTILMNQLSLYFYQRLTEQHNQTQELANESCYFESFSSIIEQCLQFVRNEQHAVGLNHNMQLRSLLYKIERTLCRE from the coding sequence ATGCTAGCACCATGGCTGTTATCTTTCGCAGAACAAGTATTTGAAAACAGAAAAAATGGGCGGCTTCATCATGCGTTGCTATTTTATGGCACCAAAGGTGTTGGCAAAGCACCGCTTAGCCAGCAGATATCAGCACAATTGTTATGCAGCGCAGATTTATATTTAACACCTTGTGGCAATTGCCAGTCGTGTACATTATTTTCGGCAGGTAACCATCCAGATTTACTGATTATTGATGGTGCTGAAAAGTCTATTGGTGTAGATGAAGTACGCGCGATTACAGAGTTCATTAATAAAACATCCCAACTAAAAAACAACAAAGTAGTGCGCATAATTAATGCCGAAAAGATGAGTGAGTCAGCTGCAAATGCCTTACTCAAAAACCTTGAAGAGCCGTCTGCAAAAGTTTATTTAATTTTAACGTCTTCAGATATTAGCCAGCTATCAGCAACAATAACGAGTCGGTGTACCAAACATCGAATTAATATTACTGACAAAGCAAATGCAATTGAGTGGATAAAAAGCCAAGTAAATACAGCCAATTACAATGTAACTGAATTGCTGGCGCTAAGTGGCGATGCACCTTATAAAGTAATAGATTGGGCAGAGCAGGGACGAATTGAACTTATTTATCAGATCATTGAGCATATTAAACATTGGTTGAATGGATCAGAAAGCAATGAAAAGCTCCTAACGTTGCTCGCTCAGTTGCCGGATGGCGTTACCATTCTAATGAACCAATTATCGTTATACTTTTATCAACGTTTGACTGAACAGCATAATCAAACACAAGAGTTAGCGAATGAATCGTGTTATTTTGAATCATTTAGCAGTATTATAGAGCAATGTTTACAGTTTGTTAGAAACGAGCAGCATGCAGTTGGCTTGAATCATAATATGCAGTTGCGGTCCTTGCTTTATAAAATAGAAAGAACGTTATGTCGGGAGTAG
- a CDS encoding TatD family hydrolase, protein MFIDSHCHLDRLDYDDLGTDIAGVIENAEQAGVSHFLCVSVTLDAFPTMLEKILPYKNVFASCGVHPLDHKEAFNSEELISLAQHDKVVAVGETGLDYFYAKETQKIQQEAFVQHIDVANKLNKPLIIHTRDARADTIAMMREHQADKCGGVLHCFTESWDMAKAALDLGFYISISGIATFRNAAELRDVVKKIPLDRLLIETDSPYLAPVPHRGKQNQPAYVKHVCEFLADHLNIDSRELAKQTSDNFFSLFPLAQR, encoded by the coding sequence GTGTTTATAGATTCTCATTGTCACCTAGATCGTCTTGATTATGATGATTTAGGTACTGATATTGCTGGCGTTATTGAAAATGCCGAACAAGCTGGTGTGTCACATTTTTTGTGTGTATCAGTAACGTTAGATGCTTTCCCTACGATGCTGGAAAAAATCTTACCTTATAAAAATGTATTTGCCTCTTGCGGTGTACACCCATTGGATCATAAAGAAGCATTCAACAGTGAAGAGCTCATCTCGCTTGCACAACACGACAAAGTAGTTGCAGTTGGCGAAACAGGGTTGGATTATTTTTATGCCAAGGAAACACAAAAAATCCAACAAGAAGCATTTGTGCAGCATATTGACGTCGCAAATAAGTTGAATAAGCCTTTAATTATCCATACCCGTGATGCGAGAGCTGATACCATTGCGATGATGCGTGAGCACCAAGCAGATAAATGTGGGGGTGTATTACACTGTTTTACAGAAAGCTGGGACATGGCAAAAGCTGCGTTAGACTTAGGTTTTTATATCTCTATTTCAGGTATTGCCACCTTTAGAAATGCAGCTGAATTAAGAGATGTGGTAAAAAAGATCCCGCTGGATAGGCTGTTAATAGAAACAGACTCGCCGTATTTAGCGCCCGTTCCTCATAGAGGTAAGCAAAACCAGCCTGCATATGTAAAACATGTATGTGAGTTTTTGGCTGATCATTTGAATATTGACTCGCGTGAGTTGGCGAAACAGACTTCAGATAACTTCTTTTCGCTGTTTCCTCTAGCACAGCGATAA
- the fabD gene encoding ACP S-malonyltransferase encodes MNHSAIIFPGQGSQSVGMLKELHDEYQVVRDTFTEASDVLNYDLWQLVNNGPETELNETHRTQPALLTASTAIWRVFASLTDKRPAYLAGHSLGEYSALVNAGVLNFADAVQLVEQRGKFMQQAVPAGTGSMAAIIGLDDDAIKLACEEAAQGDVVSPVNYNSPGQVVIAGNKAAVERAGEACKDAGAKKVMPLSVSVPSHCALMKPAAEQLAEILSSISIKQSNLQVINNVDVSIESNEEQIKDALVRQLFMPVRWTEVVQFMANNGVTELYEFGPGKVLTGLTKRIDRSISAKAVNDIASINALIGE; translated from the coding sequence ATGAATCATTCCGCAATAATATTTCCAGGGCAAGGCTCACAAAGTGTGGGTATGTTGAAAGAACTACATGATGAGTACCAAGTTGTTCGTGATACCTTTACTGAAGCGTCTGACGTGTTAAATTACGATCTATGGCAATTAGTGAACAATGGCCCTGAAACAGAATTAAATGAAACACATCGAACGCAGCCTGCATTATTGACAGCAAGTACCGCTATTTGGCGGGTATTTGCGTCACTTACCGACAAGCGTCCTGCTTACCTAGCTGGGCACTCCTTAGGTGAATATTCTGCACTTGTGAATGCAGGTGTACTTAATTTTGCTGATGCAGTGCAACTTGTTGAGCAGCGTGGCAAATTTATGCAGCAAGCTGTACCAGCTGGTACTGGCAGTATGGCCGCTATCATTGGCTTGGATGATGATGCAATTAAACTTGCATGTGAAGAAGCCGCTCAAGGCGATGTTGTATCACCGGTGAACTATAACTCGCCAGGGCAGGTAGTTATTGCAGGTAATAAAGCAGCGGTAGAACGTGCTGGTGAAGCTTGTAAAGACGCAGGCGCAAAAAAAGTAATGCCCCTTAGTGTCAGCGTTCCTTCGCATTGTGCGCTAATGAAACCTGCGGCTGAGCAATTAGCTGAGATCCTTTCGTCAATTTCTATCAAACAATCTAATTTGCAAGTTATTAATAATGTTGATGTTTCAATAGAAAGCAATGAAGAACAAATAAAAGATGCGCTTGTTCGTCAATTATTCATGCCAGTTCGCTGGACTGAAGTAGTGCAATTTATGGCGAATAATGGCGTTACTGAACTATATGAATTTGGCCCTGGAAAAGTATTAACAGGGCTTACTAAGCGAATCGATCGATCGATTTCAGCTAAAGCTGTCAATGATATCGCATCCATCAATGCGTTAATTGGAGAATAA
- the tmk gene encoding dTMP kinase, whose translation MYSGKFIVVEGLEGAGKSSAIKVIESFLTRNGKPFINTREPGGTPLAEKLRELVIQTSEEFLTSEAELMMMYASRVQLIHNVIKPHLEKGTWVIGDRHDLSSQAYQGGGRQLSTQLLQTLRAAVLGDFRPDLTLYMDIEPSIGLSRARGRGELDRIEQEDVSFFERTRARYLEIAKQDDSIITINAEHDMSTVHQNILNQLEQWFEHKC comes from the coding sequence ATGTATTCAGGTAAGTTTATTGTAGTGGAAGGGCTCGAAGGAGCTGGTAAATCAAGCGCTATTAAAGTTATTGAGTCTTTCCTTACTCGTAATGGTAAGCCATTTATTAATACGAGAGAGCCTGGCGGAACGCCGCTTGCAGAAAAATTAAGAGAGTTAGTGATACAAACTTCTGAAGAGTTTTTAACCTCAGAAGCTGAGTTGATGATGATGTATGCAAGCAGAGTACAACTAATTCATAATGTGATTAAGCCACATTTAGAAAAAGGCACTTGGGTAATTGGAGATAGGCATGATCTGTCTTCGCAGGCCTATCAAGGTGGTGGTCGTCAATTATCTACACAATTACTGCAAACCTTGCGTGCAGCGGTTCTAGGTGATTTTAGACCAGACCTAACGTTATATATGGATATAGAACCAAGTATCGGGTTGAGCCGTGCGCGTGGAAGAGGTGAGTTAGACAGAATTGAACAAGAAGACGTGTCATTTTTTGAACGAACTCGTGCCCGTTACTTAGAAATTGCCAAGCAAGACGACTCAATTATTACAATCAATGCTGAACATGATATGAGTACAGTACACCAAAACATTCTTAACCAACTCGAGCAGTGGTTTGAACATAAATGCTAG
- the fabG gene encoding 3-oxoacyl-ACP reductase FabG, whose translation MSLEGKVALVTGASRGIGKAVAEKLVSLGATVIGTATSENGAAAISDYLADNGKGYVLNVTQDASIAALFEAIKEHHGQIDILVNNAGITRDNLMMRMKDEEWSDILDTNLSSVFKLSKAVLRGMMKKRNGRIINIGSVVATMGNAGQANYAAAKAGVIGFSKSLGREVASRGITVNVIAPGFIDTDMTKELNDEQREAIFSQVPANRLGQPEEIASTVAFLASDEAAYITGETIHVNGGMYMV comes from the coding sequence ATGAGTTTGGAAGGTAAAGTTGCACTAGTAACAGGAGCTAGCCGTGGTATTGGCAAAGCAGTAGCTGAAAAGTTAGTCAGCTTAGGTGCCACTGTAATTGGTACCGCAACATCAGAAAATGGCGCGGCAGCAATCAGTGATTATTTGGCAGATAATGGGAAAGGTTATGTGCTAAATGTTACTCAAGATGCTTCTATTGCAGCATTATTTGAAGCGATAAAAGAGCATCATGGGCAAATAGATATCTTGGTAAACAATGCTGGGATCACTCGCGACAATTTAATGATGCGTATGAAAGATGAAGAGTGGTCTGATATTTTAGATACTAACTTGTCATCGGTGTTTAAGCTAAGTAAAGCTGTTCTTCGTGGTATGATGAAGAAGCGCAACGGGCGAATTATTAATATTGGTTCGGTTGTCGCAACAATGGGGAATGCAGGGCAGGCTAATTACGCAGCTGCAAAAGCGGGTGTGATTGGCTTTTCAAAGTCACTAGGTCGTGAAGTTGCTTCTCGTGGTATTACTGTGAATGTAATAGCACCGGGATTTATCGATACTGATATGACAAAAGAGTTAAACGACGAGCAACGCGAAGCGATATTCTCGCAAGTGCCTGCTAACAGGTTAGGACAACCAGAAGAAATTGCGTCTACGGTAGCGTTTCTAGCGTCTGACGAAGCTGCATACATTACAGGTGAAACTATTCACGTGAATGGCGGCATGTATATGGTTTAA
- the mltG gene encoding endolytic transglycosylase MltG, producing MIKQLKFLLFLVIISIFMVGSYTFLYFPKQTLSQSGLFEIKQGESFNQVCRNLVKHQHISACGPLKWYTKIHKDLRKIKFGVYKLEQSDTVLQLLTKLSSGKQFMFAVTLVEGKTLREWLATLKDVPQLKHDLQGLSYQGIANKLNIERDNPEGLFLPETYRFSKGTSESAILELAHNSLNLKLEELWQRRAEDLPLTDKYQALILASIIEKETAVANERPDISAVFINRLRMKMRLQTDPTVIYGIGETFNGNITKADLRRKTPYNTYRIKGLPPTPIAMPSEASIEAALNPSSADYIYFVSMGNGKHFFSKTLAEHNKAVRKYQLRNEN from the coding sequence GTGATCAAACAGCTTAAATTTTTATTGTTTCTAGTCATAATTTCCATCTTCATGGTAGGAAGTTATACATTTCTTTATTTTCCAAAGCAAACACTGAGTCAATCTGGTTTATTTGAAATAAAGCAAGGTGAAAGCTTTAATCAAGTTTGTCGAAACTTAGTTAAACATCAGCACATATCAGCATGTGGGCCTTTAAAGTGGTATACCAAAATCCATAAAGATCTTCGAAAAATAAAGTTTGGGGTATATAAACTCGAACAAAGCGACACTGTGTTGCAATTACTTACAAAGCTTTCATCAGGTAAGCAATTTATGTTTGCTGTCACATTAGTAGAAGGCAAGACATTAAGGGAATGGTTAGCAACCTTAAAAGATGTACCTCAACTTAAGCATGACTTGCAGGGGCTGAGCTATCAAGGCATTGCTAATAAATTAAATATTGAGAGAGACAATCCTGAAGGGCTTTTTCTTCCTGAAACGTATCGTTTCTCAAAAGGCACTTCTGAAAGTGCAATATTAGAGTTGGCACACAATAGCCTTAACCTTAAGTTGGAAGAATTATGGCAGCGTCGTGCTGAGGACTTACCTTTAACGGATAAATACCAAGCGCTAATACTTGCTTCCATCATTGAAAAAGAAACAGCAGTAGCGAACGAACGCCCCGATATTTCAGCTGTATTTATTAATCGACTCAGAATGAAGATGCGCTTACAAACTGATCCTACCGTTATTTACGGTATTGGAGAAACTTTCAACGGTAATATCACAAAGGCTGATCTTAGGCGTAAAACACCTTACAATACATACCGTATAAAAGGGCTGCCTCCAACTCCAATAGCAATGCCAAGTGAAGCTTCTATTGAAGCTGCGTTAAACCCCTCTAGTGCAGACTATATATATTTTGTAAGCATGGGAAACGGCAAGCACTTTTTTTCTAAAACATTAGCAGAACACAACAAAGCTGTTCGCAAATATCAACTGAGAAACGAAAATTAA